The Gorilla gorilla gorilla isolate KB3781 chromosome 23, NHGRI_mGorGor1-v2.1_pri, whole genome shotgun sequence genomic interval ATCACCTATCACTAGTGATTGTTTATAGCAGGCACTGATATGTCTCTATGCATGTAAAAGTGAAAGAGCCTAAAGGagtattgtcattcagttcattGAGCTCCAATATCATGTACCGTTTCTGCAGACATTGGCCACGGCAGAACATTTTAAAGAAGCAAGTCGATGTGTCGGCTGCCTATCTGATCCTGAAAACCCCACTTACtagccaggcacattggctcacgcctgtaatcccagcactttgggagtctgaggtgggtggatctcgaggtcaggagttaaagaccagcatggccaagatggtgaaaccccgtctcttctaaaaatacaaaaattagccgggtgctgtggcagtgcctgtaatcccagctactcatgaggctgaggcaggagaatcacttgaacccagaggcaaaggctgcagtgagccaagatggcaccacagcactccagcctgggcagcagagaaagactccgtctcaaaaaaaaaaggaaaagaaaaaagaaaataataaaaacccacATACCTAGAGTGTGGATATCTCTGCTGCTTCCGCTGTATCAGTTCATTTCCAAAGGAGCCCAATGGGTATGATGTATTGTGCGCCATCTGCTCTGTGGTCACTATAAAAGACATCACGCCCCATCtcctgctgggaaaactggtttcCAAAATCAAGGAAGTGGAGCCCCAGCTGAGAAGAATTCTATATTAAAACCCAAGGATGCGGAAGTTTCAAGGTCAGAAATCTGTATAACCTGTGCTCGGCCCACCAACAGCCTTGGAAAAAGCAACTGTTCAAAAGGCTCTCCATTAAATAGGGGCATTAGCTGAATTCTGGCACCTAAAATGTGTATGCCCACACAACAACAGTTCTCAGCTGTGAGTATAGATTAGAGACAAGAGaagattttgaagaaaatataacatttaagtCATACCCTAGACCTGTGCtgcccaatatggtagccaccagTGGCTATGGGGCCCTTGAAACATGGGTGTACCCCATGTGGAAGTGACAATAATTCTGGATATACAAgcttataatatattatttaaagtattgttgaattttttttaatgtctacagaaaaatttaaaattacctggagatcttttataaaatgcaaattctcattCTATTGGACTAGGCTGGTTGAGAATCTGGATTTatgacacacactcacacacacacacacacacacacacacacaaatttttttgagatgtggtttcatgttgcccagattggtctcaaattcctcagctcaagcgatcctcccacctcaatctcccaaattgctggtattACTGACATAAGCCGCCGTACACAGCCTGATCTAATAGTATAATAAATAGTTTTTCCATCATCTAGATATTcattagatatatatatttgaacaGAGTCTGCTAACTTTTATGATTTTGAGAGTAAACAACAGACATGGTTTCTGCCTTCGTGGATCTCAAGAAATCTTAAACaatcaaaatgtaaaaagaaggCTTACTATGAACAAGAGGGATTTGTTACAATTCTATTTCAATTTTCTCTAAGAAATTCTACGGAATCAGGGAATGCAGGGAAGTTTCTATTTGCTgatttaccttttttctttccaCAGTGGATATGACGTCAGATATTGACACAGCCAACAATCGACTCATCATTTCTGAAGACCTGTGGAGTGTCCATTGTGGATTTCTTAGAACTGCAGAGAGTATGCTGAGATTCAAACAAGTCATCTGTGTCCTGGGCTCCCCTCGCTTCACCTTTGGATGCCATTACTGGGAGGTAGACATGGGGACAGGCAAATAATGGGATTTGGGTGCCTGCAAAGAATCTGTTAATCGACAAGAGAATTGTGTGGTCTTCAGAACTTGGCTTCTGGACTGTGGGTGTGAGGAAAGAAAAGCTCTTTGCAGCCAGCACTGTGCCTTTAACCACCCTCTGGGTGAGTCCGGGGCTATGCAGGGTAGGCATTTTCCTGGATATGGGTATGAGAATGATTTCCTTTTATAACATTAATGATGGGACTCATATCTTTACATTCACTAAGATTTCTGCtgcagagccactgtgcccattttATGCTCTTGCAGATTCAATTATCGATGACTAAGGCTTCCTATCTGTCCTGTGATTAATCTTGGCATTGACAAATCTACAGTTTCTCCTGAGCAGGGCAAATAAACTTTTAGCCACAAAACCATTTAGACAATCACTTTATGCTCAATGCAAGAAACTTTTCTGCTTGCTACAAGATAATGGAACATCTCAGACCATGAATGTCAATTAAGTAGATTAATAAGAAATTGCCTTTTAAATACTAAAAAGTATTGTTACAGTTGTCCTTTGGGTTTTATGGGCCGTGGCTCCGTGTCCTTCCCACACCTGTCTGAGTGGCTTTTGCTGCCTCTCTGTGCCCTGGCTGCCTCACCCTGCACCGTGCCGCTGTCTCATTGACATCACATCTCTTCTGCAAATCTATCTTGTTGTCTGTTCCTTCTTCCCTAGAGCATCTGAAAGGATCATCTTGTGAATTTGACTCATTTCCTAAGTCATTCTCACACTCTTTACGTTGTATCCAGCCTGGTTTTGGCAGAAAGTTTTTCTCACATACAGGATACACCAGGGCTGGACTCTGTCTTTACATGTGGTTGTGGAGTGACCCAGAATCCAGCAAAGAGCAAACCCCAAATGATTGCTTTATGACCGGATCCAATTCATTCCAATCACGTAAAGTTAACTTGGCTCCCTACACACTGTCTCCCAAGCTTTGTTTTCTTGCTCAGACACTGAATCCCGAGGAGTGATCTCATCCCActgtacattattttttaatagaactaAATGtaggtcttttaaaatatatatacaaagaaaaaaatctttatttaatatgtgatacattttAGGAGGGGGAAATAGATTATATTCAagttatttgaaatttgaaaacaaagcTGTTATTTTATGAATTAAGTACAAGTTAATCACTAACCTGGCCATTTCCATGATACCTGCAGATTCATCAGTTTTCTGGTCAAGACCTGAGTTtcagcctggaggacattatgttaagcaaaataaatcaggtccagaaagagaaataccgcatgttctcactcctataTGGGAGCTAAATGAAAAATGCTGAGCTCACAGAAGCAGAGCATAGAATTGTGGGTATAGAGGCTGGGAGGGTAAGGGGCAGGGGAGCTTGGGGAGAGGTTGGTTATTGGATACAGAATTACACCTAGATGGGAGGAATGGGCTTtagtggaggctgggaagggtaagggGGAGGGGAGCTTGGGGAGAGGTCGGTAATTGGatataaaattacagctagatgggAGAAATGGGCTCTAGCACAACTGTGGGGTAAATATGGTCACTTGTTCATGACtgcatattttcaaaaagctaagaGGATTAGGAAGGCTCCcatcacaaagaaataataaatgttggctgggcgcggtggctcacgcctgtaatcccagcactttgggaggccgaggcaggcgggttacctgaggtcaggagttagagactagcctggccaaaatggtgaaacgctgtctctactaaaaatacaaaaaaatacaaaaaaaaaaaaaaaaaaaaaattagccaggcatggtggcacatgcctgtaatcccagctgctcaggaggctgaggcaggagaattgcttgagcccaggagctggatgttgcagtgatccaagtttgtgccactgcactccagcctggctgacagagcaagaatctgtctcaaaaaaaaaaaaaaagaaagaaagaaatgtttagagTGTGCTAATTATCCTGACTTGATTATTACACActttatgcatgtatcaaaatattactgtgtgccagaaatatgtacaattattacatgtcaactgaaggtaaagaggaaaaaaaagtaaagcaaaacaaGACCTGAGTGTCTCAGAGTCCTCTAATCCCATGAGGAATCGTATTTAAAGCTGACCAAAATTAGGTCTTAATTTTAATTatgcaaaaagagaaaattcctTTAATATGTGCCAAAGGGGATACGGAAAATGATAAGATTATattcaaattatttgaaatttgaaaacaaagcaGTAAAGATCCCACTACACAGAAaggcatgaaaatgaaaacattcggGGTTGATTCAAATGGAAGAAAGCACAACTCACTTCACGGGtaacaatttttatttgagaACACAAGTTTCACaagaaaatcatctttttttttttaaattgtgacttTTATCTTAACACTCTGTGAAGTACTCAAGGTCCAAAAAGCTTAATGGTCATCTGTCAAAATAGTAATTATCCAATTTTTTCCTATGAATTATGAAATTTTTTCAAAACCAGAAATAaaccaatgaaaataaataaaaattccctAGAATTTCCTCAATGGAATGCATGCCCCTATTACCTTTGAGTCCGATGTATATGAATTTAAACCATTTTGTAAAATTGCAAATCCAGTCATACTTAATACTTTAGGTTTCCAAGCAAAGCTTGAAGCCTACAACATATTACAGGAATTATCTTTACTGACAACTGATGGAAACATCTCTAAAATAAGCTTTTGAAGTTAGTACATTAAGCCTAATTTAATATAAAGGCAATTTAATCTTATCttcatatgaaagaaaaatacactGTCAGGATGAAGGATTTACTAAAGTTACAATTAACTGGAGATATATCACCAGTAAAAACCTAATTCCCTGTTATAATTAAATCAAAGTCTCATTAGGTTAGAGGGTGTGGAAGGGCgtgacccagtgggaggtgggaATCTCACCAATAAAAGGCCCTCATGTGCCCCTTCCCCACAAGACCTGAGCTCCCAGTGGAAGCAGCTGGAGGACAGAGGAGCTTCCAGCAGAAGAGGTGAGcccatgcctgtgtgtgtgtttttcctccTTAGATGCCTAGAAATGGGGGTTATGCCTTGGGGGATGAATGAGAGAAATTCGTAATTAATGAATTCAACAAAGGCTGTCTGAGTGCTGCCTCAGAGTTGAAAACCAGTCACCCTGGATCCCCAGATCCCCAGATCCCCAGTCTAGGAGTGGTGGCAGTCAATTTGGTATTTATTTCCAAGGCTGGAGaaggatgtgatttttttttttttttttttttggtgagacagggtcttaactctgttgtccaggttggagtgacctggtgtgatctctgctcactgctaatttttctattatttgtagagacggggtcttcctgtgttgcccaggctgatctcaaactcctcggctcaagggatcttcctgccttggcctcgcaaaatgctgggattacagatgtgagctactgcatccagcccctctctgtttttttttttttttttttttttttgagatggtgtctcactctgttgtccaggccagagtgcaatggcaggatcttggctcactgcaacctctgcctcccaggttcaagcaattctcctgcctcagcctcccaagtatctgggattacacgcgtgtgccaccacgcctggctaattcttttgtattttcagtagagatggggtttcacccatcaggctggtctcgaacttttgacgacctcagatgatccactcacctcagcctcccaaagtgctgggattataggcctgagccaccacgcccggcctcccagCCCCTAATTCTTATGTTCATCAATCAGTCTCTTGCTGGGGCTCCCCTAGGAGGAGGTGAAATGACCCCAGCTCGCTGTTCCTCACATGGGTGCTGCCGTGTCACTGGCTCAGGCTCAGTTGCTGGGTCGCCAGTAGAATGGACCCTTCCTCCACCTCAGCTCAGAGCACAGTGATGATTCGTGACTTTCTTTGCCAATAGAACTTCAAATCTCTGAAgacggggggtggggggatgtgcTTGAGTGTTTGTACTCATGGTCTTGTTCTAGAAGTGACAACGCTGGGACACAATACCTCTATGCATGAAAAGGTTGTCACTTGTCACAACTAACAGGCTTTCACCTCACAGAAATTTTCTTCCCTTGTGCACTTTTCCCCTGGCAGTGGACATGGCTGCACTCTCCCAAGAAGCAAGCAGCTGTCCCGTCTGCTCAGACTATCTAGAAAAACCAATGTCCCTGGAGTGTGGATGTGCTGTCTGCTTCAAGTGCATCAATTCACTGCAGAAGGAGCCCCATGGGGAGGATCTACTTTGCTGTTGCTGTTCCATGGTCTCTGGGAAGAACAAAATCAGGCCCAATCGGCAGCTAGAGAGGCTGGCTTCCCACATCAAGGAACTGGAGCCCAAGCTGAAGAAGATTCTGCAGATGAAACCAAGGATGCGGAAGTTCCAAAGTAAGGGATCTGTATACACTGCCCCCTTCCCACGACCAGACCAGGAAAAATCATCTGTGCAACTGGCCCCTCATTCCATATGGGGATTAGCTGCTGTCTGGCACCTAAAATTGAGATGCTTCTTCATCTTCAGATTCTCAGCCCTGACAACACATAGAATCACCTGGTGATCTCCAAAAAAAAggctgactgggcatggtggctcatgcctgtaatgccagcactttgggaggccgaggcgggtggatcatgaggtcaggagatcgagaccatcctggctaacatggtgaaacgctgtctctactaaaaatacaaaaaattagccaggcgtggtggtgggcgcctgtagtcccagctactcggcggctgaggcaggagaatggcattaacctgggggggcggagcttgcagtgagccaagattgcgccactgcactccagcctgggtgacagagtgagactccgtctcaaaaaaaaaaaaacctgatgtcTATGTCATGGGTTAGACAAGGGATTCTCTAAACTTAGTGTGCTCAGattacctggggatcttgttaaaatgcagatgctGAACTGGGAAGTCTCAGGATTGATCCCGCTGGCTTGGGGACTTTGCTGAGTAGCAAAAACACAGAGTAACTTAATTTGAATTTGTCTCTAGCAAAGGTTCCCAGGACTCTGACATTTAAATGGGCCTGATAATTCTAATGCACGGTGAATATTGGCACCCATTGTACCAAACAACCTCACCCCAGGGTTGGGAAGAGTTGGGAATGGAGCACCTATGGTGTTTGTTTCTGTGAGTGGGGAGAGTTGCAGATATTGGTCTCCTCATCCATGAGCCATGGGCTTCAACAGGGGTCCTGGCTACAGAAAATACTATCACTCTCCATAACTCTGGGGAAAAGGGACATTTACATGAAGAGGTTAtggtcagcctgggcaaagaattACACCTATAAATGGTGGTGGGCCCCTATTATGTCCCCGACACTGGTGGCTTCTGCCCTGACACCCATGATCTCTACTCATCCACCTACCCATACCTGACTGTGTCTCTGCTGAAATATGGAGGACAGATTCACCCTGCCTAAGTCATGTTTGGAAcccacttcctccttccttgtCCATGTCcactcatctcatttcattcccTAATTCACCATCAAACAGCACAGTCTCCTCAAGTCTTACTGTAATCTATAAAATCTATATTGGTGATCATATCAGTTTTTTGACTTCAAGGATCATATgttctgtagatttttttttcagaatgctCTGGACAATTAATTTTCTTTAGGCCAGCTCACACTGCCTCCTCCATGAGAATTGGCGGCTTCACCTATCAACCACATACCCAATGCATTAAATTGACCTTTGTATTTGCTGCCCTTATTCTCTACAATCAGTCAGTTATGacgaacaacttttttttttttttttttgagatggagtcttgctctgccgcctagactggaggtgcagtggcgcgatctctgctcattgcaagctccgcctcctgggttcatgccattctcctgcctcagtctaccgagtagctaggactacaggcacccaccaccatgtccggctaatttttttgtatgttttttagtagagacagggtttcacgtgttagccaggatggtctcgatctcctgacctcgtgatccacccacctcggcctcccaaagtgctgggattacaggtgtgagccaccgcgcccagccaacaaacAACTTTCAAATACCTTTCTCTTCGCTCCAAAATTTACCATTGTTTTGCTTAAGGTCTCACCTCCCATGTAGGATGGAAAACATTCTTTCATCTAAggcccccctcctcctcctggcctTGGAGCCTCCTAATGTCCAGGACCGGCACCTCTGTCATCACATTGTCAGCTGCAGAGATACCCTATCTGCTGTCAGAACCGTGCACAATTAATTTGcttacaaacatggaaaacaaAGGCCTGGAATCATGCTCTATATACTGAGTTGAGCAATACAAGGTGGAAGCAGAAACATATTTAACATCGACCATTTGCATTGTCTTAATTATCATTTACTTGTTCACACATCACGGTGGTAGAAAGGGGGGCATGGTGTCTGCCTTCAGAGACCCTCCACTCTAAATGAAGAAAAGGCCAATGAAGCAAACACGTGACGTAAAGTAAAATAATTGCTACTGTGAATAAGAGTTGGGTATTGCCACAAAGCATAGCTACGAGAATTTGAACTAGTCAGGGAAGTTGCCTCATGAAAAGTTTTGATTTTGGGGGAAGAAGAGAATTAAAGAAACCAAAGTCAAGAGATATTTGGGCCTTTGAAGTAGAGGAGAGGCATGGGGTTGGCTTCTGTCCATTTGCTGATCaacttgttttccttttcacAGTGGATACGACCTTGGATGCCGACACAGCCAACAACTTCCTCCTCATTTCTGACGACCTCAGGAGCGTCTGAAGTGGGCGCATCACACAGAATCGGCAAGACCTTGCCGAGAGATTTGACGTGTCCATTTGTGTCCTGGGCTCCCCTCGCTTTACCTGTGGCTGCCACTACTGGGAGGTGGACGTGGGAACAAGCGCAGAATAGGACCTGGGAGTCTGCAGAGAATCTGTTTACCACAAAGGGAGGATCCATCTGACCACAGAGCTTGGATTCTGGACTGTGAGTTTGAGGGATGGAGGTCGCCTCTCTGCCAGCATGGTGCCGCTGACTTTC includes:
- the RFPL1 gene encoding LOW QUALITY PROTEIN: ret finger protein-like 1 (The sequence of the model RefSeq protein was modified relative to this genomic sequence to represent the inferred CDS: substituted 2 bases at 2 genomic stop codons), with amino-acid sequence MPLLGVDMAALSQEASSCPVCSDYLEKPMSLECGCAVCFKCINSLQKEPHGEDLLCCCCSMVSGKNKIRPNRQLERLASHIKELEPKLKKILQMKPRMRKFQMDTTLDADTANNFLLISDDLRSVXSGRITQNRQDLAERFDVSICVLGSPRFTCGCHYWEVDVGTSAEXDLGVCRESVYHKGRIHLTTELGFWTVSLRDGGRLSASMVPLTFLFVDRKLQRVGIFLDMGMQNVSFFDAEGGSHVYTFRSVSTEEPLRSFFAPPSPPNGDKSVLSICPVMNPGTTDAPVHPGEAK